The DNA window TTTTCTACTTCGCTTGCCAAACAAGAATTCTTTGATTCAAGATCCCCTTGTGCCCAACAACCCTCAGCTCCTCAATCTTATATAGGACCCCCACAGCATATCTCACATCAAAGATCATTACGATTCCTCTCCTAGAATGTTTTTGTAGATTCTGAAAATTTTATGGTAGATCATGATAGAAATTGGAAAGAGCGATTGAGAACAGCTGGCTTGACCCATAGAAAACCAGAAGGCTAGCATTTGATGCTGCTACTGACCAATAAAGGTATGCAAGTTGTAGACATAAACCATACCCCTCCAGCCATCCCTCATACAAACTTGGCTTTTGTTGCTCTTCgatttctgtttctttcttgtaaaaagtaaaattacagTGTCTTAATTCTTGGTTTtgcagcaataaaaaaaaaacccataatttCCTCACTTATTccatatcatttttattctcaaactagaattttaatcttttatttgacAGCAACAGAAGAGAAGGTGAGAGATAGAGTCATGACTCTCAGCGAGTTAGTAATACCTTTCCCagatgaagaacaaaaaattaaagagataacAACAACTTAATCTTACCTTCATTTGCAGATCTGAAGAGCCAAACAAGTAAAAAGCTTGTCTTGAACTTAAATTCCTCTTATCCTTTTCTACTGCGGATGAGATtacttttctatatatatatatattaaaacatagccgggtttacccgggtcgaccgggttccgggttgaccctccgggtcgaccgggttttacCGGGTTAAATCCCTAACCGGTTTTTTCATCAACTCGGCCCGGTTCCAGCTCCGGGTCAGCTgggtcccgggtcaacccgccgggccgggctgggctgggttttaaaactatggtttatatagtcttgttgccttggagcaagtctttcATTGTGATAAActtattcaaatctcaacaaacttggattagattgatCTTGAGATCGTGAATTccattaaattccgctagggttcACATAAGCTTTGGCCCATttactttggttttgttttttcttttcaaaataagtcTGAAAGATACCATTTGCACTTAATGAGCCTTGATAGGATTACATCGATCCCACTCAAATCTATTCAcaaggtaatatatatatatatatatatatatatatatatatatatatataccactTGGATATATCTAAATAAGCATTTTCAAACATGAAAAGATAGAGAAAGAAGCATATTTAAGGACaaagagtaaaataatatttactacCTATAGAATCATAGTTTACTatttaataaagaaacaaattaaaaggttattGTCATAGAAAACAATAAGACACCTTCTAACTTACAAGTCTAgactcatataaaaaaatattctatattctagaaaaggaaaaaaacaataacacggaaaacaagatatttttattatactattttcttattatgatttttcataattaaaaattgtatcaaaacttttcaccttttttttactCCATTATAAACTCGATTGGTCTACTTAATCACAATCAAATATCATCATTCAGCTcaactattatatttttttctttattatattatttgattatttatataatttgatctcttttttttgCCTGATATTTTCTCAACCCAatccttttatcatttttttaaattgttttcatgACAAAACATTGGAAAATCATTCGGTCAAAACTCAGTTATGATAAATTGAACAACATCGAAACATCATCTTAAAATGGAACAATAATATGAATTTTAGCTTTTTCTTCATATAACTTAATACTAACTAATGTTACATCGTGTGTCGAGTAGAATGCTATACCTTTAACATCCTTATGGACTGTTAAAGGTTTAAGTGCGTTTGGCACAAGCCGAAAAATGgtgaattttattatatattatattagattttagattaaaaaacatCTAGTAATACAAATTTGTGGtccaaaagtaaaataataatgtcaATTTATTGagatatatatgtgtgtgttaaaaacaagaaacatgGTGACTTGTAAATAAGAACGAATCCATAATCTAATAGTTTAGATTTTAGGATTGAATGCGGTCcattcttatatataatttgttaataCTTTactttaagataaaataataaaactaataaaataggTTGCCATACACAGTGGTGGAagtagaaaatcaaattaagagaggctaaaattttaattactttattacTTAagctaaaattataaatattattaagaaaggagctggaaaaaaaattccttgcaGGGCCAGCTCCTCCCTGGCTCCGCCCCTGGCCATACAGtctcaaatatttttagtatgaACACATCGTTTGTAgcgggaaaaagaaaaacccccCATGATTGAATTGTGTGGGTCCGGGGCAGAtagcatgaagaaaaaaaacaaaaaaactataagaCGTGCAGTCCAATATATAGCAGCACCGGGCCATGTCTATGGATATAATATGGAGAGACTATCAATCGTGCAGCCAAATTACTTCcatcatcaaatatatatatatatatatatatatatatatatatatatatatatatatatatatatatatatatatatatatattcggcATGTAATAATAAGATTGAAACCTTATAAAAGGTCTTCATGCTATCTTCCATCCTTCATCCCattcccttccttttctttcttggtaTCCCTTACAAGATAATGGCTCCTACCTCTTCCTACTTCGCCTTCTTCATGTCCCTGTCAATGGTGGCTGCTATTGCTTCGGCTACTGATGGGGGGTATGGTTCACATCCCAACCCTAACCTTGTAAAACCGAAGCTAAACAAGGAGAAGCCTCTCTCAACAATGATCGGTGTTCAAGGCCTTGTTTATTGCAGATCAGGCCCTAAACGCTTTCCACTTGAAGGTAACCcaataattctttttagaaaaaaaggattGCCTTCTCTTTAATAGGTGCAAAAGGACTATACATAATtttattccttaaaaaaaaatgcatgcacAAGAACATCACTATGTATCTTTTTTGCTGCGAGTGCAGGAGCTGTGATAAGGATAACATGCCTGGCTAACGATGTGTATGGATACGAAGCAGCGCCATTCTCATTTTTGAGTGAAGCAACCGATGCTAAAGGCTACTTTTTCGCCACGCTGTCCCCATATGAAATGCAGGATAATTTGAAGATTAAAGAGTGCAAGGCTTTTCTTGAGCTATCACCATTGGAGACCTGCAAAATTCCTACCGATGAGAAGCAAGGTATTTCTGGGGCTCTTCTTGCTTCTTACCACTACCTTAGtgataagaaaatgaagttgTTCACCGTGGGGCCTTTCGTTTACACCTCCGCACCCAACTCAGGCTCTAATTATTAAAGCAGCTTTTGCCGTTGGCCTTCATTCTTGTAGCTCTTTTCATTTCAACGATGTTCACTCAAATCATGAactattctatatatatatataattgggttaattttatttttgttatttggttGGCTCTTTTGGTTGAAGAGAGAATAATATGTAAGGAAAACTTCAAATGCGAAAATCAATAGTatcaaaagagagaaaaagcttttaaattttaatctggctaatatatataatacttgGATCCCCGAAAGCATTCTTGGTCGCTATTCACTTGCATATATGGAGTGTTATATGATATTCCGTCTACAACTACATGCCGGCAGGGTTGTAGTTTGTACGACGTGTCGGCATAAGAGGCCGGTGGCATGGTTGATGAACAAAAGTGTTTGTCATAGGCCAAAAAATTTCCTGCTGGTTCAACACCTACCAATCTACCCTCTCTTCTCAGCTCTCccctgcttttgtttttttctccctaaaaaaaaaaaaagctaaaaacacaaaatagaaatcaaaggaTGTGTAATGTTACACATTTGTATATTGACTCCAATccggatttatttatttaaatttaggcTTTTTATACATAAAGAATTACAGGgaagaatgagtttttttttctcttttttacaaaaaaatttcttacaagaaaaaccaacaatgaaaatatatatatatatatatattgttggtTTTTCTCgtaagaaatttttttgtaaaaaaagaaaaaaacctaccATGCTATTCCAAAGTCATTCATTGTTCATTGGATTTACatataaatttggtttttatttttatttaattgatcaaatttttaattttgatggaaGTAATGAttaatccaataaaatttataataaattgtttGAATTTCATCGTTGAGtatattatctaatttaattaaaacaaaagagtgCTCATTGACGGATTCTAAATCAATATGTTAAGTTGGTTTtgatttgaagaaaagaaaactatagATTAAAATCTATGAATAACCTTTTCCAgcataatatttctaaaattattgattgaattcattgaatcttgtattcttttaaatataaatcgaTTTATCAACTATATATCACACGATTAAAGTGAAGGGAGAATCTTTGGAGGATGAGGTAAATAAATATGCCAGGCAGATAGACAGCATATAGGTCCAAAAAAGATGTCCGCTTCCGATATTgtacctcttcttcttcactcaTGCGAAAAAGTCAATCGCTTTTTATCTCTTTCTTCCCTCTGCTCATATTTTCAAGTTTGGAATCGTTTGGACTCATTACTTTAACATCAAGACAGGATCGTAACCAACACAACATAACCGAACAATAATGGACAAGTGTGGAAGCCCTTCTTCTAAACTTAGGAAAAGCAAGGCAAAAATAAGCATAAATACTGGAGGATTGGTTGTGTTGGGTGGAACCCTGGCTGTTACTAGTTTGATTGCTGCCGCTGCCGCTGCCGCCTTTGCTGtcaagagaaggagaagagataAGGACTTCTTGTGCAAAAAAGAAGTCAAGGACCtgagttttatccttcaaaatcCGTCCTCCACTTTCCATCAGAATACATGGTCTCATTAACACATTGTTTACTTCGattgtttgtttatttctatATGTGTTTTAATGCTTAATACTTGGAATTACCAGAATGGTTTCTTAATCTGCAGCTTGACAGATGGATCTACAGGGATGCTTGCAGAAGAAACCCAGATTGATTCTATTGAAATGGTCTCCATTGAGAGTGTGATTTTGGTAATTATTGATAATTTCCCTTTCACATAGATGACGGATCCATCAGGGTCTACTTCTATATTATGATGTCATACTGATGCTGAAAGGGATATCAAAACTAGGAATCATTATATGTTCCTAATAATACCTTATGAAATTTGGTTCAGGAGGAGAACTCCGCATCTGTGATCAATGGGgaaattgagaattttgatgGCGATGATCAAAAGATCCTCATCACTGATGATCCAAAACAAGAAATGATTATTGCATCATGTGATAATTGTTGTGCCGTCGAAGAACTTGCCTTGCCAGTACTTGACAGCAAGTCGATGAGTGAAGCAGAGGACAAGATCAAAAATGATTCTGAAGAGAACTCGTCATGGTTGGAAAGAATTGAAATTAGCAGACAGGAAGAGGAAGTAGATACTGAAAGGGTTATGGAAGAAGAGACTAAATCAGTGAGTttgattgaagaagaaaaggtagAACAAAAAAGAGtagaaggagaagaggaagaagatgaggaGGGACACAACAATGAAGAATATGATACGGAGGAAGAGTCAGTTTGCGCTGAAAATTCAACTGCTGAGACAACTGTAGCAATGCATTTggttgaggaggaggaggaggatagCGATAGCGGTGAGGAATATGTCATGGAGGAACGCTATGAGAATTCAGAAGGAACAGGAAGCACTTGCGCTGAAACCAATGCAGAGGCAGTTTGGGCAGCAGAGTCAATTGAGGTATTGTCACAGAAACTCAAGAACGCCACGATAAACATGGAAAATTCAGGAAAGATGGTTATGGAGGAAGATGGAATTACCACCAAAACTGAAGAGTTCGGGGACTCAATAGAGGCACTGCCACTGGCAGTAAAGAACACCTCTGTAAACTTCCAAAGTTCGGAATCAAAAGAGAAGATTGTGGAGGAAGATAGAGGCAACAAAACCCAAGAGTTTGGTGATTTCAACGAAGCCAAAAGCAATATCCTCAACGATGTCACAAATAATCATGAGACCAGCAAAAATCCAAAGtacttgaagaagaaagaaatgccAGAACTCGTTGAGGTGGATAATCAAACTACAGAGCCAACAAGGATGAAAATTTGGGTTTGTTCAATATTTCTACTAAgcatttttgttgttaattatatttactCATCGCTCTTGTCTTGTTCTTAATGGTGGTTCTTTACATGTTAATGAGGTTTAATTGAGTggaaaacagagagagataAGAGATATTCTCTGTGAAGTTAAGAAGAGCAATAAGAATTTCACATATCTATTCTCGTTTGCCCCTCAATCTTGCACAAATTGTCCCTCGAAGCATTACTTGTCCTCTGGTGATTATTTACACAATGATAATTGAACTCAAAAAACCCGGACTCTTAGAACAGGACATGACGTCAACCAGGCGTTATTTACATGAacggaaaaaaatataagaaacataAACAATTAACATAGAAATCTGTACAATGGAATCACCATACATGTCGATCGCAAATAAGTGCAGATTATGCATCGTTTTTCAGTCTTAGATTTCGGCTATCAAAAGGTGGTTGTAAAATCCCacatattattctaaaaatataaaattaaattatttttttaacttgatttattttttcagacaaAATGAACACtgaatttttcttattgaataaaatcttttaacaccaaactttgttattttgattgttagaaTGGTGacaaccaataattttttttcttctatcatTCTTTGAcgagttttccttttctctttttaatctaagcctaaaaaatcaaataaaaagaacttttatacgaaaatgaaaattattgcaAATTTAAAGTTAGCCATATATTTTCTccactttttactttttagtcctttatattttaatttggtatttttattagaCCATAGAATGATGTAATTgagagtaaatttttttttaaaaaaatatgaactatTATTGTAAAACCCAGCCCGACCTAGTAGGTTGATCCGGGACCCAGGTGACCCAAGCCTTAACCGTGTTTTACACAGAAAAAACCTACACTGTAACTAGCCTGGAAGACCCATCAAAATCAACCTAGAACCCGAATGACCCGGTATAACCTAgatgagatcaatttttttttaaaaaaagtaaacaaaatggCTCCTTCTTCCCGTATTCCAATTCACTTCTTCCCCTATTCTCTATGCCATGTTCCTCTCTTAAGTTATTCATTTACTTTTTGTAAAGCTTTAGTATattcttagaaaaaataagaagcaaaattggattatgaatttgattaatttaactGTAATTTGGccgttataaatattatataatttttttgaactaTGCCTTAACATGTCTATGTATTTcaacttttctttgtttatatatatatatatatatatatatatatatatatatatataaaattgattggtTGGTTGTATTGTAACCATTATGGCATGGGAAGCTAGAAAGCCACTGGTGATATAGAAAATGGAGGTGGCACCATCTCAGGCTATGGAGGTTTGTTTGAACATCCTCTTCACTTCTCTATGCCATATTGATGTTTACTTCTAGGAAGCTAAGGTAtgtgattgcattttcaaactgaaaatttaattaatattaatttgatcatGCATGTGATCTTGTTTAAGGGCTCGCGTTTCTAGTTGTGCTTGCATAGATTGATgcttacataattaattatgatgatgataattacACACATTAGAATCTTATATTATGATTGTGAACATAGTGAGATTTCTATTCTAATCATGATGTGAAATCATTGTTGGCTTATATAATCATTATATGCATGCACATATGTTTTaggcataattaattaaatgtgaaCCTATGactaataaaataacttttcatgtgCAAATAAGAAATGACAACTACTACCAAGAATATTGTGGTCGAGCTCAATATATAGGGGTGAG is part of the Populus trichocarpa isolate Nisqually-1 chromosome 2, P.trichocarpa_v4.1, whole genome shotgun sequence genome and encodes:
- the LOC7487799 gene encoding protein SEED AND ROOT HAIR PROTECTIVE PROTEIN, with amino-acid sequence MLSSILHPIPFLFFLGIPYKIMAPTSSYFAFFMSLSMVAAIASATDGGYGSHPNPNLVKPKLNKEKPLSTMIGVQGLVYCRSGPKRFPLEGAVIRITCLANDVYGYEAAPFSFLSEATDAKGYFFATLSPYEMQDNLKIKECKAFLELSPLETCKIPTDEKQGISGALLASYHYLSDKKMKLFTVGPFVYTSAPNSGSNY
- the LOC7478852 gene encoding uncharacterized protein LOC7478852; protein product: MDKCGSPSSKLRKSKAKISINTGGLVVLGGTLAVTSLIAAAAAAAFAVKRRRRDKDFLCKKEVKDLSFILQNPSSTFHQNTCLTDGSTGMLAEETQIDSIEMVSIESVILEENSASVINGEIENFDGDDQKILITDDPKQEMIIASCDNCCAVEELALPVLDSKSMSEAEDKIKNDSEENSSWLERIEISRQEEEVDTERVMEEETKSVSLIEEEKVEQKRVEGEEEEDEEGHNNEEYDTEEESVCAENSTAETTVAMHLVEEEEEDSDSGEEYVMEERYENSEGTGSTCAETNAEAVWAAESIEVLSQKLKNATINMENSGKMVMEEDGITTKTEEFGDSIEALPLAVKNTSVNFQSSESKEKIVEEDRGNKTQEFGDFNEAKSNILNDVTNNHETSKNPKYLKKKEMPELVEVDNQTTEPTRMKIWVCSIFLLSIFVVNYIYSSLLSCS